One Cardiocondyla obscurior isolate alpha-2009 linkage group LG16, Cobs3.1, whole genome shotgun sequence genomic region harbors:
- the LOC139108766 gene encoding uncharacterized protein, with protein MATQLGLAPKTIKYLMFAFNLFFVITGIVLISIGLIIHGVYHQYQHFLDNKFFSVPSLLIAVGSIILIIAFFGCCGAVRENHCMIVTFCTLLVAIFLLEIIGGTMGYVMRAQVAEVAKEKMLETMPKYNTSKEIALVWDELQRNFGCCGTVNVTDWETKVNMTAVPVSCCDSTIGAVGISNCTSTSDTLHHKSCLDAFADFAKKHATKIAGAGIGLGIIQLTGVMIISVGTTIYAVYENFSHFLDTSYFSPATLLIVVGILVFIIAFMGCCGALRESTCMVLVFAVLLSFVLILELAAAVAAFALQDGVKDLLAGKINETMHQYERNEEAKFAVDFMQSRLRCCGYDSYLDWNNVLVNNTNTDVPDSCCAYLVDELSERCYGKYQEGCIVRLSLIVHRSALYIGTGAVAIALIQLTGIMFACMLGRAIRRQKTERERRRWELRENLVNGYEPLGKSDPVITYPVVYMSPDYPLKDDQKC; from the exons ATGGCAACGCAGCTGGGCCTCGCACCGAAAACCATCAAGTACTTGATGTTCGCTTTCAATCTGTTCTTCGTG ATTACAGGTATAGTGTTAATATCGATCGGTTTGATCATCCATGGAGTATACCATCAGTATCAACATTTCCTGGACAACAAGTTCTTCTCCGTGCCTTCTCTTCTCATAGCCGTGGGTTCCATTATCTTAATCATCGCTTTCTTCGGATGTTGCGGAGCTGTTCGCGAAAATCATTGCATGATCGTAACG TTTTGCACACTTCTGGTTGCAATTTTCCTTCTGGAGATCATAGGCGGCACGATGGGGTACGTGATGAGAGCGCAGGTTGCCGAAGTTGCCAAAGAAAAGATGCTCGAGACGATGCCTAAATACAACACTAGTAAAGAGATTGCGCTTGTCTGGGACGAGCTTCAACGAAAC TTCGGCTGCTGCGGTACAGTTAATGTTACCGATTGGGAGACAAAAGTAAACATGACAGCTGTTCCGGTATCATGTTGCGATAGCACGATAGGTGCTGTTGGCATATCAAACTGCACTTCAACCTCTGACACTCTGCATCACAAAAGCTGCTTGGACGCGTTTGCGGATTTCGCGAAGAAGCACGCAACTAAGATCGCAGGTGCCGGAATTGGACTCGGTATAATTCAG TTGACGGGGGTGATGATAATATCAGTCGGCACAACAATCTACGCTGTTTATGAGAACTTTTCGCACTTTTTGGACACGAGCTACTTTTCGCCGGCCACCCTTCTAATCGTGGTTGGAATACTTGTCTTTATAATCGCTTTTATGGGATGCTGCGGCGCACTTAGGGAAAGCACCTGCATGGTTCTTGTG TTTGCAGTCCTGCTGTCGTTCGTGTTGATACTGGAGCTCGCAGCAGCCGTTGCCGCGTTTGCTCTGCAGGATGGTGTTAAAGACCTTCTAGCTGGCAAGATCAATGAAACAATGCATCAGTATGAGAGGAACGAAGAGGCCAAATTCGCGGTCGATTTTATGCAGTCTAGG TTACGTTGCTGCGGATACGACAGCTACTTGGACTGGAACAACGTTCTtgttaataatacaaatacaGACGTACCTGATTCTTGCTGTGCGTATCTAGTAGACGAGCTTTCCGAGCGTTGTTACGGGAAATACCAGGAGGGCTGTATCGTCCGCCTTTCTCTTATTGTCCACCGCAGTGCACTGTATATTGGCACGGGAGCCGTGGCAATCGCTCTTATTCAG ctaaCGGGAATTATGTTCGCGTGCATGCTGGGTAGAGCCATCAGACGACAAAAGACGGAAAGGGAGAGGCGTCGTTGGGAATTGCGAGAGAATTTAGTGAACGGTTACGAACCGTTGGGAAAATCGGATCCCGTAATTACGTATCCTGTGGTGTACATGTCACCCGATTATCCATTGAAAGATGACCAAAAGTGTTAA
- the LOC139108758 gene encoding alpha-ketoglutarate-dependent dioxygenase alkB homolog 4 isoform X2 gives MDTVRPCGCKGIRSCLICEAEYEISRPNLSEKLQKSKSYIYCPYCNKLTPGWDASEYKKHPDHDRNLVDYPGVYIKLDFLKEDEAEELIKALDNLPWQASQSGRRKQNFGPKCNFKKRKLQLGSFDGFPKTTQFVQKKFKEIPLLHRFQTVEQCSLEYDPKRGASIDPHVDDCWIWGERIITVNVLGDSVLTMTPYCGPLSRYNLDCVSNYDLISDEGMRDNTQSLNIDDNAVIRLPMPARSLMVLYGQARYKWEHSVLREDVTSRRVCLAYRELTPPYLGNGEHREEASEILRQATNFCNI, from the exons ATGGATACTGTGAGACCGTGTGGCTGCAAAGGGATACGTTCTTGCTTGATTTGCGAAGCTGAGTACGAGATCTCGAGACCAAATCTTAGTGAGAAGTTACAG aagaGCAAGAGCTATATTTATTGCCcatattgcaataaattaacaCCTGGATGGGATGCAAGTGAATACAAGAAACATCCTGATCATGATAGAAACTTGGTTGATTATCCTGGTGTTTATATCAAG CTAGACTTTTTAAAGGAAGATGAAGCTGAAGAACTCATAAAAGCACTTGATAACCTCCCCTGGCAGGCTTCACAAAGTGGTAGAAGAAAACAG aatttcGGGccaaaatgtaattttaaaaagcgaAAATTGCAATTAGGATCATTTGATGGTTTTCCTAAAACAACACAGTTTGtacagaaaaaatttaaggAAATACCGTTGCTGCACCGTTTCCAAACTGTCGAGCAATGTTCGTTGGAGTATGATCCTAAACGAGGTGCGTCCATTGACCCTCACGTGGACGATTGCTGGATTTGGGGAGAACGTATAATAACCGTGAACGTTCTTGGAGATTCTGTTTTGACTATGACCCCTTACTGCGGTCCATTATCACGGTATAACTTAGACTGTGTGTCGAATTATGATCTCATTTCGGATGAAGGAATGCGGGATAATACACAATCTTTAAACATCGATGACAACGCAGTGATACGATTACCGATGCCTGCCAGGTCACTCATGGTCTTGTACGGTCAAGCAAG ATATAAATGGGAACACTCTGTACTTCGAGAGGATGTAACATCTAGGCGCGTTTGTCTCGCTTATCGTGAATTAACACCTCCATACCTCGGAAATGGGGAACATCGGGAAGAAGCTTCTGAAATTTTGAGACAAGCTACAAATTTCTG caatatCTGA
- the LOC139108758 gene encoding alpha-ketoglutarate-dependent dioxygenase alkB homolog 4 isoform X1, whose product MDTVRPCGCKGIRSCLICEAEYEISRPNLSEKLQKSKSYIYCPYCNKLTPGWDASEYKKHPDHDRNLVDYPGVYIKLDFLKEDEAEELIKALDNLPWQASQSGRRKQKKFKEIPLLHRFQTVEQCSLEYDPKRGASIDPHVDDCWIWGERIITVNVLGDSVLTMTPYCGPLSRYNLDCVSNYDLISDEGMRDNTQSLNIDDNAVIRLPMPARSLMVLYGQARYKWEHSVLREDVTSRRVCLAYRELTPPYLGNGEHREEASEILRQATNFCNI is encoded by the exons ATGGATACTGTGAGACCGTGTGGCTGCAAAGGGATACGTTCTTGCTTGATTTGCGAAGCTGAGTACGAGATCTCGAGACCAAATCTTAGTGAGAAGTTACAG aagaGCAAGAGCTATATTTATTGCCcatattgcaataaattaacaCCTGGATGGGATGCAAGTGAATACAAGAAACATCCTGATCATGATAGAAACTTGGTTGATTATCCTGGTGTTTATATCAAG CTAGACTTTTTAAAGGAAGATGAAGCTGAAGAACTCATAAAAGCACTTGATAACCTCCCCTGGCAGGCTTCACAAAGTGGTAGAAGAAAACAG aaaaaatttaaggAAATACCGTTGCTGCACCGTTTCCAAACTGTCGAGCAATGTTCGTTGGAGTATGATCCTAAACGAGGTGCGTCCATTGACCCTCACGTGGACGATTGCTGGATTTGGGGAGAACGTATAATAACCGTGAACGTTCTTGGAGATTCTGTTTTGACTATGACCCCTTACTGCGGTCCATTATCACGGTATAACTTAGACTGTGTGTCGAATTATGATCTCATTTCGGATGAAGGAATGCGGGATAATACACAATCTTTAAACATCGATGACAACGCAGTGATACGATTACCGATGCCTGCCAGGTCACTCATGGTCTTGTACGGTCAAGCAAG ATATAAATGGGAACACTCTGTACTTCGAGAGGATGTAACATCTAGGCGCGTTTGTCTCGCTTATCGTGAATTAACACCTCCATACCTCGGAAATGGGGAACATCGGGAAGAAGCTTCTGAAATTTTGAGACAAGCTACAAATTTCTG caatatCTGA
- the LOC139108758 gene encoding alpha-ketoglutarate-dependent dioxygenase alkB homolog 4 isoform X3: MDTVRPCGCKGIRSCLICEAEYEISRPNLSEKLQKSKSYIYCPYCNKLTPGWDASEYKKHPDHDRNLVDYPGVYIKLDFLKEDEAEELIKALDNLPWQASQSGRRKQNFGPKCNFKKRKLQLGSFDGFPKTTQFVQKKFKEIPLLHRFQTVEQCSLEYDPKRGASIDPHVDDCWIWGERIITVNVLGDSVLTMTPYCGPLSRYNLDCVSNYDLISDEGMRDNTQSLNIDDNAVIRLPMPARSLMVLYGQARYKWEHSVLREDVTSRRVCLAYRELTPPYLGNGEHREEASEILRQATNFW, encoded by the exons ATGGATACTGTGAGACCGTGTGGCTGCAAAGGGATACGTTCTTGCTTGATTTGCGAAGCTGAGTACGAGATCTCGAGACCAAATCTTAGTGAGAAGTTACAG aagaGCAAGAGCTATATTTATTGCCcatattgcaataaattaacaCCTGGATGGGATGCAAGTGAATACAAGAAACATCCTGATCATGATAGAAACTTGGTTGATTATCCTGGTGTTTATATCAAG CTAGACTTTTTAAAGGAAGATGAAGCTGAAGAACTCATAAAAGCACTTGATAACCTCCCCTGGCAGGCTTCACAAAGTGGTAGAAGAAAACAG aatttcGGGccaaaatgtaattttaaaaagcgaAAATTGCAATTAGGATCATTTGATGGTTTTCCTAAAACAACACAGTTTGtacagaaaaaatttaaggAAATACCGTTGCTGCACCGTTTCCAAACTGTCGAGCAATGTTCGTTGGAGTATGATCCTAAACGAGGTGCGTCCATTGACCCTCACGTGGACGATTGCTGGATTTGGGGAGAACGTATAATAACCGTGAACGTTCTTGGAGATTCTGTTTTGACTATGACCCCTTACTGCGGTCCATTATCACGGTATAACTTAGACTGTGTGTCGAATTATGATCTCATTTCGGATGAAGGAATGCGGGATAATACACAATCTTTAAACATCGATGACAACGCAGTGATACGATTACCGATGCCTGCCAGGTCACTCATGGTCTTGTACGGTCAAGCAAG ATATAAATGGGAACACTCTGTACTTCGAGAGGATGTAACATCTAGGCGCGTTTGTCTCGCTTATCGTGAATTAACACCTCCATACCTCGGAAATGGGGAACATCGGGAAGAAGCTTCTGAAATTTTGAGACAAGCTACAAATTTCTGGTAA
- the LOC139108763 gene encoding peptidoglycan-recognition protein SA, with translation MISRIYFVVLLAVSAIFAMKAEVKCPNIIKRNQWTVVPPGEINYLIVPLLYVIIHHTVTPECTSRQGCTDMVESIRSYHMDTFGWDDVGYSFIIGGDGNVYEGCGWANEGAHTYGYNKKSVGIAFIGNYQKKNASQIMLDTAHQLIECGKAQHILQEDVRVLGGRQVIQIASPGNYLYKQIQKWPEWSANP, from the exons ATGATATCAAGAATCTATTTCGTAGTTTTGCTGGCAGTTTCTGCGATCTTCGCCA tgAAGGCGGAGGTTAAGTGTCCGAATATCATCAAGAGAAACCAATGGACCGTTGTTCCACCtggagaaattaattatttaatagtaCCGTTACTTTACGTGATAATACATCACACAGTCACTCCGGAATGCACTTCGCGCCAAGGCTGCACAGATATGGTCGAAAGTATTCGCAGTTATCACATGGACACCTTTGGCTGGGACGATGTCGGTTACTC gttcatAATTGGCGGAGACGGTAACGTGTACGAAGGATGCGGATGGGCCAACGAAGGAGCACATACATAcggatataataaaaaatctgtcGGTATAGCTTTCATTGGAAACTATCAGA aaaaaaatgcTAGCCAGATAATGTTAGACACTGCACATCAGCTAATCGAATGTGGAAAAGCTCAACATATCCTTCAAGAGGACGTACGCGTACTCGGGGGACGACAAGTAATTCAAATAGCAAGTCCTGGGAACTACCTTTACAAGCAAATTCAAAAATGGCCAGAATGGAGTGCGAATCCTTGA